The following are from one region of the Streptomyces changanensis genome:
- a CDS encoding ABC transporter permease yields the protein MTTGTGTYAPRPGAAPVWRMIAAQAALETRMLLRNGEQLLLTVVIPSLLLVLFSTVDVVDTGEGRAVDFLTPGVLALAVMSTAFTGQAIATGFERRYGVLKRLGASPLPRWALMVAKTLSVLVTEVLQVLLLTAIAFGLGWSPRGGVPAVLLLLVAGTAAFSGLGLLMAGTLRAEATLAAANLVFLLLLVGGGVVVPLDRFPEAARAVLELLPISALSGGLRDVLQHGAGMPWADLGVLAAWAAAGLGAAARSFRWE from the coding sequence ATGACCACCGGCACCGGTACGTACGCCCCGCGGCCGGGTGCCGCTCCCGTGTGGCGGATGATCGCCGCGCAGGCCGCCCTGGAGACCCGGATGCTGCTGCGCAACGGCGAGCAGCTGCTGCTCACCGTCGTCATCCCGTCACTGCTGCTCGTCCTGTTCTCCACCGTCGACGTCGTCGACACCGGGGAGGGCCGGGCGGTCGACTTCCTCACGCCGGGCGTCCTCGCCCTCGCCGTGATGTCGACCGCCTTCACCGGGCAGGCCATCGCGACGGGGTTCGAGCGGCGCTACGGCGTGCTGAAGCGGCTCGGCGCCTCCCCGCTGCCGCGCTGGGCGCTGATGGTGGCCAAGACGCTGTCGGTACTGGTCACCGAGGTCCTGCAGGTGCTGCTGCTGACGGCCATCGCGTTCGGGCTCGGCTGGTCGCCGCGGGGCGGCGTGCCGGCGGTCCTCCTGCTGCTGGTCGCGGGGACGGCGGCGTTCTCGGGGCTGGGCCTGCTGATGGCGGGCACCCTGCGGGCCGAGGCCACCCTGGCCGCCGCCAACCTGGTCTTCCTGCTGCTGCTGGTCGGCGGCGGGGTCGTCGTCCCGCTCGACCGGTTCCCGGAGGCCGCCCGCGCGGTGCTGGAGCTACTGCCGATCTCGGCGCTCTCCGGCGGGCTGCGGGACGTGCTCCAACACGGCGCCGGCATGCCCTGGGCCGACCTGGGGGTCCTCGCCGCGTGGGCGGCCGCCGGGCTGGGCGCGGCGGCCCGCTCCTTCCGCTGGGAGTAG
- a CDS encoding heme o synthase: MSLSGVCVTAVESRPAGVLGTSPAHRPFGARAKGFVALTKPRIIELLLITTVPVMFLAEQGVPDLWLVVHTCFAGYLSAGGANALNMYIDRDIDALMDRTSQRPLVTGIVSPREGLVFGLGLAVVSTLWFGLFVNWLSAWLGLGALLFYVVVYTMILKRRTAQNIVWGGIAGCMPVLIGWSSVTNSMSWAAVILFLVIFFWTPPHYWPLSMKVKEDYARVGVPMLPVVASNRVVARQIVLYSWVMVGVSLLLQPLGFTGWFYTAVALATGGWWLWEAHALQHRARSGETGAKLKEMRLFHWSITYVSLLFVAVAVDPFLS, translated from the coding sequence ATGTCTCTGTCAGGGGTGTGCGTGACGGCCGTCGAATCCCGTCCAGCCGGTGTGCTCGGGACGAGCCCAGCCCATCGGCCATTCGGGGCCCGCGCCAAGGGCTTCGTGGCGCTGACCAAGCCGCGGATCATCGAGCTGCTGCTGATCACGACGGTGCCGGTCATGTTCCTCGCGGAACAGGGCGTGCCCGATCTGTGGCTCGTGGTCCACACGTGTTTCGCCGGGTACCTCTCGGCGGGCGGCGCGAACGCGCTGAACATGTACATCGACCGGGACATCGACGCGCTGATGGACCGCACGTCGCAGCGTCCCCTGGTCACGGGCATCGTCTCGCCCCGCGAGGGACTGGTCTTCGGACTCGGCCTCGCCGTGGTGTCGACGCTCTGGTTCGGGCTCTTCGTCAACTGGCTGTCGGCCTGGCTCGGCCTCGGTGCCCTCCTCTTCTACGTGGTCGTCTACACGATGATCCTCAAGCGCCGCACGGCGCAGAACATCGTGTGGGGCGGCATCGCCGGATGCATGCCGGTCCTCATCGGCTGGTCCTCGGTCACGAACTCCATGTCGTGGGCCGCGGTCATCCTGTTCCTCGTCATCTTCTTCTGGACGCCGCCGCACTACTGGCCGCTCTCCATGAAGGTGAAGGAGGACTACGCGCGCGTCGGCGTGCCGATGCTCCCGGTCGTCGCCTCCAACCGGGTCGTGGCGCGGCAGATCGTCCTCTACAGCTGGGTCATGGTCGGTGTGTCGCTGCTGCTCCAGCCGCTCGGCTTCACCGGCTGGTTCTACACGGCCGTGGCCCTGGCGACCGGCGGCTGGTGGCTGTGGGAGGCGCACGCCCTCCAGCACCGCGCCCGGTCCGGCGAGACCGGCGCGAAGCTGAAGGAGATGCGGCTCTTCCACTGGTCGATCACCTACGTCTCGCTGCTGTTCGTGGCGGTCGCGGTGGACCCCTTCCTGAGCTGA
- the sufB gene encoding Fe-S cluster assembly protein SufB yields MTTEISHPELEGLGRYEYGWADSDAAGAVAKRGLNEDVVRDISAKKNEPEWMLKLRLKGLRLFDKKPMPTWGSDLSGIDFDNIKYFVRSTEKQAASWEDLPEDIKNTYDKLGIPEAEKQRLVAGVAAQYESEVVYHQIREDLEEQGVIFLDTDTALKQHPELFQEYFGTVIPVGDNKFASLNTAVWSGGSFIYVPKGVHVEIPLQAYFRINTENMGQFERTLIIVDEDAYVHYVEGCTAPIYSSDSLHSAVVEIIVKKGGRCRYTTIQNWSNNVYNLVTKRAVAYEGATMEWVDGNIGSKVTMKYPAVYLMGEHAKGETLSIAFAGEGQHQDAGAKMVHMAPNTSSNIVSKSVARGGGRTSYRGLIEIGEGAPGSKSNVLCDALLVDTISRSDTYPYVDVREDDVSMGHEATVSKVSEDQLFYLMSRGLSEFEAMAMIVRGFVEPIAKELPMEYALELNRLIELQMEGSVG; encoded by the coding sequence ATGACCACCGAGATCAGCCACCCCGAGCTCGAGGGCCTGGGTCGGTACGAATATGGCTGGGCCGACTCCGACGCGGCGGGAGCCGTCGCCAAGCGCGGGCTCAACGAGGACGTCGTCCGCGACATCTCCGCGAAGAAGAACGAGCCCGAGTGGATGCTGAAGCTCCGGCTGAAGGGTCTGCGCCTCTTCGACAAGAAGCCCATGCCGACCTGGGGCTCCGACCTCTCCGGCATCGACTTCGACAACATCAAGTACTTCGTCCGGTCCACCGAGAAGCAGGCGGCTTCCTGGGAGGACCTCCCCGAGGACATCAAGAACACGTACGACAAGCTCGGCATCCCCGAGGCGGAGAAGCAGCGCCTCGTCGCCGGTGTCGCGGCCCAGTACGAGTCCGAGGTCGTCTACCACCAGATCCGCGAGGACCTGGAGGAGCAGGGCGTCATCTTCCTCGACACGGACACCGCGCTGAAGCAGCACCCGGAGCTCTTCCAGGAGTACTTCGGCACGGTCATCCCCGTCGGCGACAACAAGTTCGCGTCGCTGAACACGGCGGTGTGGTCCGGCGGCTCGTTCATCTACGTCCCGAAGGGCGTGCACGTCGAGATCCCGCTCCAGGCCTACTTCCGGATCAACACGGAGAACATGGGCCAGTTCGAGCGGACGCTGATCATCGTCGACGAGGACGCCTACGTCCACTACGTCGAGGGCTGCACCGCGCCGATCTACTCCTCGGACTCGCTGCACAGCGCCGTGGTCGAGATCATCGTGAAGAAGGGCGGCCGCTGCCGCTACACGACCATCCAGAACTGGTCGAACAACGTCTACAACCTGGTCACCAAGCGCGCCGTGGCGTACGAGGGCGCGACCATGGAGTGGGTCGACGGCAACATCGGCTCCAAGGTCACGATGAAGTACCCGGCCGTCTACCTGATGGGCGAGCACGCCAAGGGCGAGACGCTCTCCATCGCCTTCGCGGGCGAGGGCCAGCACCAGGACGCCGGCGCCAAGATGGTCCACATGGCGCCGAACACCTCCTCCAACATCGTCTCCAAGTCGGTGGCGCGGGGCGGTGGCCGCACCTCCTACCGCGGCCTCATCGAGATCGGCGAGGGCGCCCCGGGCTCCAAGTCCAACGTGCTCTGCGACGCCCTGCTCGTCGACACGATCTCCCGCTCCGACACGTACCCGTACGTCGACGTGCGCGAGGACGACGTGTCCATGGGCCACGAGGCGACGGTCTCCAAGGTCTCCGAGGACCAGCTCTTCTACCTGATGAGCCGCGGTCTGAGCGAGTTCGAGGCGATGGCGATGATCGTGCGCGGCTTCGTCGAGCCGATCGCCAAGGAGCTGCCGATGGAGTACGCCCTGGAGCTCAACCGGCTGATCGAGCTGCAGATGGAGGGCTCGGTCGGCTGA
- a CDS encoding helix-turn-helix transcriptional regulator produces the protein MKNVGEASTTSGEELATGERSTRNRVARSILDHGPSTVAELAQRLGLTQAAVRRHLDALVADDVVAPREQRVYGARTRGRPAKVFALTDCGRDAFDQSYDSLAVDALRWIEQNAGGEAAVAAFARDRVEAQAETYRKAVEAAPPHERARALAGALSADGYAATAREAPVGQVGQQLCQHHCPVAHVAERYPQLCEAETELFSRLLGTHVQRLATIAHGDGVCTTFIPHSDPKPPHTPSTPSASTAGRNPA, from the coding sequence GTGAAAAACGTCGGTGAGGCTTCCACGACCTCCGGGGAGGAGCTCGCGACCGGGGAACGCTCCACGCGCAACCGGGTCGCGCGCTCCATCCTGGACCACGGACCGTCCACCGTCGCGGAGCTGGCGCAGCGGCTCGGCCTCACCCAGGCCGCCGTCCGCCGCCACTTGGACGCGCTCGTCGCCGACGACGTCGTCGCCCCGCGCGAGCAGCGCGTGTACGGCGCCCGTACCCGGGGCCGCCCCGCCAAGGTCTTCGCGCTGACCGACTGCGGACGGGACGCTTTCGACCAGTCCTACGACAGCCTCGCGGTCGACGCCCTGCGCTGGATCGAGCAGAACGCCGGGGGCGAGGCCGCCGTCGCCGCCTTCGCGCGCGATCGGGTCGAGGCGCAGGCCGAGACGTACCGGAAGGCCGTCGAGGCGGCGCCGCCCCACGAGCGGGCCCGGGCGCTGGCCGGAGCGCTGAGCGCCGACGGGTACGCTGCGACGGCACGCGAGGCGCCGGTCGGGCAGGTCGGGCAGCAGCTGTGCCAGCACCACTGCCCGGTCGCCCACGTCGCGGAGCGCTACCCACAGCTCTGCGAGGCGGAGACGGAGCTCTTCTCCCGTCTGCTGGGGACCCACGTCCAGCGCCTGGCCACCATCGCGCACGGCGACGGCGTCTGCACGACGTTCATCCCGCACAGCGACCCGAAACCCCCCCACACCCCTTCGACACCATCCGCAAGCACGGCCGGGAGGAACCCCGCATGA
- a CDS encoding COX15/CtaA family protein: MHKRRPTMVCVLTPLAYIAQRWTPSPRTLRRATLAAVVMTVVIIVTGGAVRLTGSGLGCDTWPKCTDDSLFATPEQGLHGAIEFGNRLLTYVLSAAVGWAIIAARSTKPWRRSLSRLGWLQFFIVASNAVLGGITVWMGLNPWTVAGHFLAANALLTVALLTWVRAGEGDGAPRPRVPGPVRKLGWALVGVSAVLIAAGTVVTGSGKHAGDSSDVPRMPFDYETVAQVHAAFAWLVCVGAVAMFFVLRVVDAPADVRARGRDLLLIVVAQGALGYLQYFTGVPEVLVGAHMLGSALLWIAVLRLALSLRERPEATAPVPARTGEATLTAA; encoded by the coding sequence ATGCACAAGCGGCGGCCTACGATGGTGTGCGTGCTGACCCCCCTCGCCTACATCGCCCAGCGCTGGACCCCGTCCCCCCGGACGCTCCGGCGGGCCACCCTGGCCGCGGTCGTCATGACCGTCGTCATCATCGTCACCGGTGGCGCCGTGCGGCTGACCGGCTCGGGCCTCGGGTGCGACACCTGGCCCAAGTGCACCGACGACAGCCTCTTCGCGACGCCGGAACAGGGGCTCCACGGAGCCATCGAGTTCGGCAACCGGCTGCTGACGTACGTCCTGTCGGCGGCCGTCGGCTGGGCCATCATCGCCGCGCGGTCCACCAAGCCGTGGCGGCGTTCGCTGTCCCGGCTGGGTTGGCTCCAGTTCTTCATCGTCGCGAGCAACGCCGTGCTCGGCGGCATCACCGTCTGGATGGGGCTGAACCCCTGGACGGTGGCCGGCCACTTCCTCGCGGCGAACGCGCTGCTGACCGTCGCGCTGCTCACCTGGGTGCGGGCCGGGGAAGGCGACGGCGCCCCGCGCCCGCGCGTACCGGGGCCGGTGCGGAAGCTCGGCTGGGCCCTGGTCGGCGTCTCCGCCGTCCTCATCGCGGCCGGTACGGTCGTGACGGGCAGCGGCAAGCACGCGGGCGACAGCAGCGACGTGCCGCGCATGCCGTTCGACTACGAGACCGTGGCCCAGGTCCACGCGGCGTTCGCCTGGCTGGTGTGCGTGGGCGCGGTCGCGATGTTCTTCGTCCTGCGCGTGGTCGACGCCCCCGCCGACGTCCGGGCCCGCGGCCGGGACCTGCTGCTGATCGTGGTGGCCCAGGGCGCGCTCGGGTACCTGCAGTACTTCACGGGCGTGCCGGAGGTGCTGGTCGGGGCGCACATGCTCGGTTCGGCGCTCCTGTGGATCGCCGTGCTCCGGCTGGCCCTGAGCCTGCGCGAGCGGCCGGAGGCCACGGCGCCGGTCCCCGCCCGGACGGGTGAGGCGACGCTGACGGCCGCCTAG
- a CDS encoding ABC transporter ATP-binding protein, giving the protein MRNESAVRVRGLVKRYGTKTAVDGLDLDVRAGGVTAVLGPNGAGKTTTVETCEGYRRPDAGTVRVLGLDPVADAAALRPRVGVMLQSGGVYPGARAEEMLRHTARLHAHPLDVDALVERLGLGSCGRTAYRRLSGGQQQRLALAMAVVGRPELVFLDEPTAGLDPQARRATWELVRELRADGVTTVLTTHFMDEAEQLADDVAIVDAGRVVAQGSPEELCRGGAENSLRFTGRPGLDLDSLLKALPDGTSADEVAPGAYLIRGAVDPQLLATVTSWCAQHGVMPDGMAVERRTLEDVFLELTGKELRG; this is encoded by the coding sequence ATGCGAAACGAGTCCGCCGTCCGGGTACGCGGCCTGGTCAAGCGGTACGGGACCAAGACCGCCGTGGACGGGCTCGACCTCGACGTCCGCGCGGGCGGCGTCACCGCCGTCCTCGGGCCCAACGGGGCCGGCAAGACCACCACGGTCGAGACCTGCGAGGGCTACCGCCGCCCCGACGCCGGCACCGTCCGCGTCCTCGGCCTCGACCCGGTCGCCGACGCGGCCGCGCTGCGGCCCCGCGTCGGCGTCATGCTCCAGTCCGGCGGCGTCTACCCGGGCGCCCGCGCCGAGGAGATGCTGCGGCACACGGCCCGGCTCCACGCCCACCCGCTGGACGTGGACGCCCTGGTCGAACGCCTCGGCCTCGGCTCCTGCGGCCGCACGGCGTACCGGCGGCTGTCCGGCGGTCAGCAGCAACGGCTCGCCCTCGCCATGGCCGTCGTCGGCCGGCCCGAGCTGGTCTTCCTCGACGAGCCGACGGCCGGCCTCGACCCGCAGGCCCGGCGCGCCACCTGGGAGCTGGTCCGCGAACTGCGCGCCGACGGGGTCACCACCGTCCTCACCACGCACTTCATGGACGAGGCCGAACAGCTCGCCGACGACGTGGCGATCGTCGACGCGGGCCGCGTCGTCGCCCAGGGCAGCCCCGAGGAGCTGTGCCGAGGCGGCGCGGAGAACTCGCTGCGCTTCACCGGCCGCCCCGGCCTCGACCTCGACTCCCTGCTGAAGGCCCTGCCCGACGGCACGTCCGCCGACGAGGTCGCCCCCGGGGCCTACCTGATCCGGGGCGCGGTCGATCCGCAGCTGCTCGCCACGGTCACCAGCTGGTGCGCCCAGCACGGCGTGATGCCCGACGGCATGGCGGTCGAGCGCCGCACCCTGGAGGACGTCTTCCTGGAGCTGACCGGCAAGGAGCTGCGCGGATGA